Proteins from one Ranitomeya variabilis isolate aRanVar5 chromosome 1, aRanVar5.hap1, whole genome shotgun sequence genomic window:
- the LOC143795057 gene encoding olfactory receptor 11L1-like gives MQFANQTYVNDFTLLGLLNSAEANIPVFAVFLIIFLVTITGNVLIVTVVIMDQSLQIPMYFFLSNLSFLEIWYTMTIVPKLLANLLMKNNNISFSGCMTQLFFFVTFGATECYLLLVMAYDRYMAICKPLYYSSLMDTSTCIQLVAGSWITGVLTGLIPALFISNLDFCNSRHVNHFFCDIPPLLVLSCGDIYLAEISIFILSLTVLFSCLLLTLVSYFFIVISILQIKSNSSRSRTFSTCGDHLTVVLIYYGTMIFMYVRPHSSSSSDLKKFISVFYTVVTPGLNPIIYSLRNKEVKMSVKKIMQRILPSGFNRQMFSLQRNIISIF, from the coding sequence ATGCAATTTGCCAACCAAACCTATGTAAATGACTTTACACTGCTAGGCCTTTTAAACTCAGCAGAAGCCAACATTCCTGTTTTTGCTGTATTCCTTATTATATTTCTAGTGACGATCACTGGAAATGTCCTCATTGTGACTGTGGTGATAATGGACCAGTCCCTTCAAATACCCATGTACTTCTTCCTTTCCAATCTGTCTTTCCTGGAAATATGGTATACAATGACAATAGTACCAAAACTTTTAGCTAACCTGTTAATGAAGAATAATAATATTTCGTTTTCTGGATGCATGACCCAACTTTTTTTCTTTGTTACATTTGGGGCTACTGAGTGTTATTTGCTGTTAGTCATGGCTTATGATCGGTACATGGCCATCTGTAAACCTCTTTATTATTCTAGCCTGATGGACACCAGTACGTGTATACAACTAGTTGCTGGCTCCTGGATAACTGGTGTTCTCACAGGATTGATCCCTGCTCTCTTTATTTCCAATTTAGACTTCTGTAACTCTCGACATGTAAATCACTTCTTCTGCGATATTCCACCTCTGTTGGTATTATCTTGTGGTGACATCTACCTTGCAGAAATCTCCATTTTTATCCTATCTCTTACTGTATTGTTTTCCTGTTTATTGCTCACTTTGGTGTCCTATTTCTTTATTGTCATCTCCATATTACAAATCAAGTCCAACAGTAGTCGGAGTAGAACATTTTCTACATGTGGGGATCATCTTACAGTTGTACTGATATACTACGGTACTATGATATTTATGTATGTTCGTCCTCACTCCAGCTCTTCCTCAGACCTCAAGAAGTTTATTTCTGTTTTCTACACAGTTGTAACTCCAGGGCTAAATCCTATCATCTATAGTCTGagaaacaaagaggttaaaatGTCTGTGAAAAAGATTATGCAGAGAATTTTACCATCAGGCTTTAATAGACAAATGTTTTCACTCCAGAGAAATATAATTAGTATTTTTTGA